A single window of Marinobacter sp. SS13-12 DNA harbors:
- the flgG gene encoding flagellar basal-body rod protein FlgG, with the protein MHPALWVSKTGLSAQDTNMSTISNNLANVNTTGFKRDRAVFQDLLYQIDRQPGGLNTQNSELPSGLQLGTGVRIVGTTKQFSQGNLEVTEQPLDLAVNGRGFMQILLPDGQIAYTRDGQFQLNADGDIVNPDGYTLEPNINVPEDATNVTIGKDGTVSAVTNDQAAPVNLGEITLVDFINPQGLQAIGNNLYKATNASGDPAEGEPGIGGLGTLEQGMVEASNVEVVEELVNMITTQRAYEMNSKVVSATDQMLQFITNNIG; encoded by the coding sequence ATGCATCCAGCACTTTGGGTCAGCAAAACCGGGTTGAGCGCACAGGACACCAACATGTCCACGATCTCCAACAACCTGGCCAACGTGAACACCACCGGTTTCAAACGGGACCGGGCCGTGTTTCAGGATCTGCTGTACCAGATCGACCGGCAACCCGGTGGTCTGAATACCCAGAACTCGGAGCTGCCGTCCGGCCTTCAACTGGGTACCGGTGTGCGCATTGTCGGCACCACCAAGCAGTTCTCCCAGGGTAACCTGGAAGTCACCGAGCAGCCCCTGGACCTGGCAGTGAACGGCCGTGGCTTCATGCAGATACTGCTGCCGGACGGCCAGATAGCCTACACCCGTGACGGCCAGTTCCAGCTGAATGCCGACGGCGACATCGTTAACCCGGATGGCTACACCCTGGAGCCGAACATCAACGTGCCGGAGGACGCCACCAACGTCACCATCGGTAAGGATGGCACGGTGTCTGCGGTCACCAATGATCAGGCGGCACCGGTCAACCTGGGCGAGATTACCCTGGTGGATTTCATCAACCCTCAGGGACTTCAGGCGATCGGCAACAACCTTTACAAGGCAACCAATGCCAGTGGTGATCCTGCAGAGGGAGAGCCGGGTATCGGTGGCCTGGGAACCCTTGAGCAGGGCATGGTTGAGGCCTCCAACGTGGAGGTGGTGGAGGAGCTGGTGAACATGATTACCACCCAGCGCGCCTATGAAATGAATTCAAAAGTGGTCTCCGCAACGGACCAGATGCTGCAGTTCATCACCAACAATATCGGTTAA
- the flgH gene encoding flagellar basal body L-ring protein FlgH: protein MTPIFTDRSNRHGVGTLALVLALVVLQGCTAMSRTRAMPDDPQYAPVRAEAMMQRDPESGSIYQTSRNYSLYGDTVALNVGDILTVTLKESTRASKNAESSITKDNEISMLDPQILGKGNIGLATEINTERDFAGQAEADQSNSLAGNITVTVTEVLPNGVLHIRGEKWLSLTNGDEYIRLTGLVRPQDISPDNTIASNRIADARIAYGGTGDFDQANQMGWLARFFNSEWFPL from the coding sequence ATGACACCCATTTTTACTGACAGATCAAACAGGCATGGCGTGGGAACACTGGCTCTGGTGCTGGCACTGGTAGTACTTCAGGGCTGCACCGCCATGAGTCGGACACGTGCCATGCCGGATGATCCCCAGTACGCCCCGGTACGTGCCGAAGCGATGATGCAGCGCGATCCTGAGTCCGGTTCTATTTACCAGACCTCGCGTAATTACAGCCTGTATGGCGATACCGTTGCGCTGAACGTGGGCGATATTCTGACAGTGACCCTGAAAGAATCCACCCGTGCCAGCAAGAACGCGGAAAGCAGCATTACCAAAGACAATGAAATTTCCATGCTGGACCCGCAGATACTGGGCAAAGGCAACATCGGCCTGGCAACCGAGATCAACACGGAACGGGATTTTGCGGGCCAGGCGGAAGCCGATCAGAGCAACAGTCTGGCGGGCAACATTACCGTAACCGTCACCGAAGTGCTCCCGAATGGTGTTCTGCATATCCGTGGCGAGAAATGGCTGTCGCTGACCAACGGCGATGAATACATACGCCTGACCGGGCTCGTTCGCCCCCAGGACATTTCGCCGGATAACACCATCGCCTCCAACCGCATTGCTGACGCCCGTATCGCCTACGGCGGCACCGGCGACTTTGACCAGGCCAATCAAATGGGCTGGCTGGCCCGATTCTTTAACAGTGAGTGGTTCCCGCTATGA
- a CDS encoding flagellar basal body P-ring protein FlgI, with protein sequence MKMLRFGIMVLALSVIAAPVLADRLKDLARIKGVRNNQLVGYGLVVGLDGTGDKAPFTNQTFRNMMNQFGITLPQGVNPNLANVAAVTVTATLPPFAKQGQELDITVSSIGNADSLRGGTLLMAPLKGADDQVYAMAQGSLVVGGFGAQGSDGSRITVNVPSVGRIPNGATIEREVMSPFTRGDTITFNLMRPDFTTARRVVEAINSKLGPDMAYAHDATAVSVKAPRDPSQRVSFLSILENITVDPAQEAAKVVINSRTGTIVVGQNVKVSPAAVTHGNLTVTIEENPQASQPNPFTDGETVIEPNTQIAITEDPARMFQFGPAVTLNEIVQAVNQVGAAPGDVMAVLEALKQAGALRAELIVI encoded by the coding sequence ATGAAAATGCTGAGGTTCGGCATAATGGTGTTAGCGCTGTCGGTTATCGCGGCGCCTGTACTGGCGGACCGCCTGAAGGACCTGGCGCGTATCAAGGGTGTGCGTAACAACCAGTTGGTGGGTTACGGCCTGGTGGTGGGTCTTGATGGCACCGGTGACAAAGCACCGTTCACCAACCAGACCTTCCGCAACATGATGAACCAGTTCGGGATCACCCTGCCACAAGGCGTGAACCCCAACCTGGCCAACGTGGCCGCTGTGACGGTTACGGCTACTCTGCCGCCGTTCGCGAAGCAGGGGCAGGAGCTCGATATTACCGTGTCGTCCATCGGCAATGCCGACAGTCTTCGGGGTGGCACGCTGTTGATGGCACCCTTGAAGGGTGCCGATGATCAGGTCTACGCGATGGCCCAGGGCAGCCTGGTCGTGGGTGGATTTGGCGCCCAGGGCTCAGACGGTTCGCGCATCACGGTAAATGTGCCCAGTGTTGGTCGCATACCCAACGGTGCCACCATTGAGCGGGAAGTGATGTCCCCCTTTACCAGGGGCGATACCATCACCTTTAACCTGATGCGCCCTGATTTCACCACCGCTCGCCGGGTGGTGGAGGCCATTAATAGCAAGCTGGGGCCGGATATGGCCTATGCACACGATGCCACGGCGGTGTCGGTGAAGGCGCCCAGGGATCCGTCCCAGCGGGTAAGTTTCCTTTCCATCCTTGAAAACATTACCGTCGATCCGGCCCAGGAGGCCGCCAAGGTGGTCATTAACAGCCGTACCGGCACGATCGTGGTGGGGCAGAATGTGAAAGTAAGCCCGGCCGCAGTGACCCACGGCAACCTGACCGTAACGATTGAAGAGAACCCGCAAGCCAGTCAGCCCAATCCCTTTACGGATGGCGAAACGGTTATCGAGCCCAACACCCAGATTGCCATTACCGAAGACCCGGCAAGAATGTTCCAGTTTGGCCCTGCCGTCACCCTGAACGAAATTGTTCAGGCGGTGAACCAGGTAGGCGCGGCCCCCGGTGACGTAATGGCAGTGCTGGAAGCGCTTAAACAGGCCGGCGCCTTGCGGGCCGAGCTGATCGTGATATAG
- the flgJ gene encoding flagellar assembly peptidoglycan hydrolase FlgJ: MQDFSLQKAQVYTDFGGLNDLKTQARTDKNAALMEVAKQFEGLFLSEMVKSMRKAGDVFAEGNYLNSQQSEFYREMFDSQLSLTLSQKQGTGLSEALVRQLSRQIPGMDEKGEPMAGHKKALADYDRSLPVLSPRLPEQVEKVNQVAEAAAPVAEPKTSAAMPDRFDSPEQFVRELLPVAEKVAEQSGINPRLMIAQAALETGWGRHMIEGDGGAPSFNLFGIKADTRWQGDSVNIATTEFREGVPMNERAAFRSYPDYESSFRDYVSFLESNPRYRDVLAAADNPDEFADKLQQAGYATDPNYGAKIRRIMNNDTMTTLSMGSRGAEE; encoded by the coding sequence ATGCAGGATTTCAGTCTCCAGAAAGCACAGGTCTACACCGATTTCGGCGGTCTCAACGATCTGAAGACCCAGGCCCGGACCGACAAGAATGCCGCGCTGATGGAAGTGGCAAAGCAGTTCGAAGGCCTGTTCCTGTCGGAAATGGTCAAGTCGATGCGTAAGGCTGGCGACGTGTTTGCCGAGGGCAACTACCTGAACAGCCAGCAGTCAGAGTTCTATCGCGAGATGTTCGACAGCCAGTTGAGTCTGACGCTCTCGCAAAAGCAGGGTACCGGCCTTTCTGAAGCCCTGGTCCGACAGCTCAGCCGACAGATTCCGGGCATGGATGAGAAGGGCGAACCGATGGCTGGCCATAAGAAGGCACTGGCGGATTACGATCGCAGTCTGCCGGTACTATCCCCGCGTTTGCCGGAGCAGGTGGAGAAGGTGAACCAGGTGGCCGAAGCTGCCGCGCCCGTAGCGGAACCGAAGACAAGTGCCGCGATGCCAGACCGGTTCGACTCGCCTGAACAGTTTGTACGGGAGCTTCTGCCAGTGGCGGAGAAAGTGGCCGAGCAGAGTGGCATCAACCCCCGCCTGATGATTGCCCAGGCAGCGCTGGAAACCGGCTGGGGCCGGCACATGATTGAAGGCGATGGTGGCGCACCCAGTTTCAACCTGTTCGGTATCAAGGCGGACACCCGCTGGCAGGGTGACTCGGTGAATATTGCCACCACCGAATTCCGGGAAGGCGTGCCGATGAACGAGCGGGCCGCCTTCCGCTCGTATCCGGACTATGAGTCGAGCTTCCGGGACTACGTGTCGTTCCTTGAATCCAATCCCCGCTACCGGGATGTCCTGGCTGCTGCGGACAACCCTGATGAGTTTGCCGACAAACTGCAGCAGGCCGGTTACGCCACCGACCCGAACTATGGTGCAAAGATTCGTCGCATCATGAACAACGACACCATGACAACGTTGTCCATGGGCTCCCGCGGGGCTGAGGAGTAA
- the flgK gene encoding flagellar hook-associated protein FlgK, translated as MAGLINIGLTGILGHQTALNTTGNNITNANTPGYSRQEVQFETQAAQRTGAGSVGTGVNVTDIRRLANEFLTQQVREDTTLFGEQETLNSELSRLDNLLGGESTGLSNALNNFFASLQNAAEDPASLPQRQLVLSEAQQVVNRFEALNQEFVQQRESVKTQMEQGVKDANTLLKSIAELNNAISESPGLAQGREPNELLDKRDEKLRQLSELVNIRVSQAEGSQVNVSLSNGQTLVVGSQAAQLGTRADSEDPLSLEFTLTTGGRTLNVDSQINGGMLGGLRRFESEGLQPAFQELGRVAIALSETLNHQHEIGMDLEGDLGGLFFSDINSEAAQRSRVVANANNAAPQNAQLAVEIMDSAALPAGSWSLQFGGDGRNFELVDRATGKVVNQGRLPDPVQSEISMPGFNIRVEGGTFNAGDKFLIEPTRNAAANIELKLSREEDLAFASPIRAEGASANTGDATINQGKMLDVRDPFTNSLLTNFRQEGQLDPPLEVRFREDGGQLVYDILDADLGTVLQAGDAAAVPPVNVFQPGQSNKLFTEDPRSPDYFGFQFEISGNPRPGDAFNIDYNTNGVSDNRNAEFLAALGTKNTLNNGSQSFAEGYAGLVEDIGVKTRQSQLDKDAGKTLLEQSSNQRESVSGVNLDEEAGRLIQYQAAYNASAQVMSVAQDLFNTLLQSFR; from the coding sequence ATGGCAGGGCTTATCAATATTGGCTTGACCGGTATCCTCGGACACCAGACGGCGCTGAACACCACCGGCAACAACATTACCAATGCCAACACGCCAGGCTATAGTCGCCAGGAGGTTCAGTTCGAAACCCAGGCGGCACAGCGTACCGGTGCCGGCTCGGTTGGCACCGGGGTTAATGTCACCGATATTCGCCGGTTGGCGAATGAATTCCTGACCCAGCAGGTCCGTGAAGACACCACGCTGTTCGGAGAACAGGAAACCCTCAATTCCGAGTTGTCACGGCTGGATAATCTGCTGGGTGGCGAATCCACCGGGCTGAGTAATGCGCTCAACAATTTCTTTGCCAGCCTGCAGAACGCCGCAGAGGACCCGGCCTCGCTGCCTCAGAGGCAACTGGTTCTCAGTGAAGCGCAGCAGGTGGTCAACCGTTTTGAAGCCCTCAACCAGGAATTCGTTCAACAGCGGGAGTCGGTCAAGACCCAGATGGAGCAGGGCGTAAAAGACGCCAATACGCTGCTCAAGAGTATTGCCGAACTGAACAACGCCATCTCTGAATCGCCGGGGCTGGCCCAGGGGCGCGAACCCAATGAACTGCTCGACAAGCGGGACGAAAAACTCAGGCAGCTGTCAGAGCTGGTCAACATACGGGTGAGCCAGGCCGAGGGTAGCCAGGTGAATGTTTCCCTGAGCAACGGTCAGACTCTGGTCGTCGGCTCCCAGGCTGCGCAACTGGGCACTCGCGCGGATTCTGAAGATCCGTTGTCGCTGGAATTTACGCTGACGACCGGTGGCCGGACCCTGAACGTAGACAGCCAGATCAACGGCGGCATGCTGGGTGGTTTGCGCCGGTTCGAGTCGGAAGGCCTGCAGCCTGCATTTCAGGAGCTTGGCAGGGTCGCCATAGCGCTGTCAGAGACCCTGAACCACCAGCATGAAATCGGTATGGATCTTGAGGGTGATCTGGGTGGGCTGTTCTTCAGCGACATCAACTCGGAAGCCGCGCAACGGAGCCGGGTGGTCGCCAATGCCAACAACGCGGCGCCCCAGAACGCACAGCTGGCCGTCGAGATTATGGATAGTGCGGCTCTGCCTGCCGGAAGCTGGTCGTTGCAGTTTGGTGGCGATGGCCGCAACTTTGAACTGGTGGACCGGGCGACCGGCAAGGTGGTTAACCAGGGCCGCCTGCCGGACCCGGTGCAGTCTGAAATCTCCATGCCGGGCTTCAATATCCGTGTGGAAGGCGGCACCTTTAATGCGGGCGACAAGTTCCTGATCGAGCCCACACGCAACGCGGCCGCCAATATCGAACTGAAACTCAGCCGCGAAGAGGACCTCGCGTTTGCCAGCCCGATAAGGGCAGAAGGCGCTTCCGCGAATACTGGTGATGCCACCATCAACCAGGGCAAGATGCTGGATGTGCGGGACCCGTTTACCAACTCGCTGCTGACGAATTTCCGCCAGGAGGGCCAACTGGACCCGCCCCTGGAGGTCAGGTTCCGTGAGGATGGCGGTCAACTGGTGTATGACATCCTGGATGCTGACCTGGGCACTGTGCTGCAGGCAGGCGATGCCGCGGCTGTGCCACCGGTTAATGTGTTTCAGCCGGGACAGTCCAACAAGCTGTTTACCGAGGATCCACGATCTCCGGACTATTTCGGTTTCCAGTTCGAGATTTCGGGCAACCCGAGGCCTGGCGACGCTTTCAACATCGACTACAACACCAACGGCGTGTCAGATAACCGCAATGCAGAATTTCTGGCGGCTTTGGGAACAAAGAATACCCTCAATAACGGTAGCCAGAGTTTTGCAGAGGGCTACGCCGGCCTGGTTGAGGACATCGGCGTGAAGACCCGCCAGAGCCAGCTCGATAAAGACGCTGGCAAAACCCTGCTGGAACAGTCCAGCAACCAACGTGAATCGGTCTCCGGCGTCAACCTCGATGAGGAAGCCGGCAGACTGATCCAGTACCAGGCCGCCTATAACGCGTCCGCTCAGGTAATGAGCGTGGCCCAGGATTTGTTCAATACCCTGTTGCAGAGTTTCCGGTAA
- the flgL gene encoding flagellar hook-associated protein FlgL has product MIRISSQQIFSGGISRLQDLNSNLNQTQEQISTGKRVNKPSDDPVAAARILKLDQELSRNETYQRNAGLAENRLQQEESTLASSVDIVQRVRELTVQSGNGSLSANDRKSISSEIKERLGQLAEITNTKDASGEYIFSGFQGTTAAFAKDASGSWVYQGDEGQRVLEIDDGVTVPISDHGKGIYASIPRATFGESDPGNAPDARIDGVQVVDNGAFSTVSPDDITITVDATAGTITAVNSRTGDPLTTPTIPYASGEPFEIAGVQATITDAADGDEFSIRAGGKQSVFATIENLIDGLDNIDKGSPAGQAAYDDLIASSLQNLDNAQESIVQKQTELGGRLNAVESTSSFLEDSSVYSKEIRSELQDVDYAEAISNLSFQSFVLQAAQQSFAQVSRLSLFDRL; this is encoded by the coding sequence ATGATCAGAATTTCATCACAACAGATATTCTCCGGCGGGATCAGCCGGCTACAGGATCTGAACAGCAATCTGAACCAGACCCAGGAGCAGATCTCAACGGGCAAAAGGGTCAACAAGCCATCGGACGACCCCGTCGCCGCTGCCCGTATTCTCAAGCTGGACCAGGAGCTGTCGCGGAATGAAACCTACCAGCGTAATGCCGGCCTGGCGGAGAACCGTCTGCAGCAGGAAGAGAGCACACTGGCAAGCTCGGTGGACATCGTTCAGCGGGTGCGTGAGCTTACGGTGCAGTCGGGCAACGGCTCGCTGTCTGCCAATGATCGCAAGTCGATTTCCTCGGAGATCAAGGAACGTCTGGGACAACTGGCGGAAATCACCAACACAAAGGATGCCTCCGGTGAGTACATATTCAGCGGATTCCAGGGCACAACGGCCGCGTTTGCCAAAGATGCCTCCGGGAGCTGGGTGTATCAGGGTGATGAGGGTCAGCGTGTACTGGAGATAGACGATGGTGTGACGGTGCCCATCAGCGATCATGGCAAGGGCATATACGCCTCCATTCCCAGGGCTACTTTCGGTGAAAGTGATCCTGGCAATGCCCCCGATGCGAGGATCGATGGTGTTCAAGTTGTCGATAATGGCGCATTCTCGACCGTGTCGCCGGACGACATCACTATTACCGTGGATGCGACTGCCGGAACCATCACGGCCGTGAACAGCCGGACCGGCGACCCTTTAACCACGCCGACCATTCCCTATGCCAGCGGAGAGCCGTTTGAAATAGCGGGTGTCCAGGCAACCATTACCGATGCGGCGGACGGGGATGAGTTCAGCATTCGCGCCGGGGGAAAACAGTCGGTGTTTGCCACCATCGAAAACCTCATCGATGGCCTGGATAACATCGACAAGGGCTCACCGGCTGGCCAGGCAGCCTACGATGACCTGATTGCCAGCTCACTGCAGAATCTGGACAACGCCCAGGAAAGCATTGTGCAGAAGCAGACCGAACTGGGCGGGCGCCTGAATGCCGTGGAATCCACCAGCTCGTTCCTGGAGGACTCTTCCGTTTACAGTAAGGAAATCCGCTCAGAATTGCAGGATGTGGACTACGCCGAGGCCATCAGCAACCTGAGCTTCCAGAGCTTCGTGTTGCAGGCAGCGCAGCAGTCGTTTGCCCAGGTCTCCAGACTTTCATTGTTTGACCGTCTGTAA
- the queA gene encoding tRNA preQ1(34) S-adenosylmethionine ribosyltransferase-isomerase QueA encodes MNVSDFHFDLPDELIARYPLKERSASRLLSLDGLTGTVSHRQFADLPDLLQPGDLLVFNNTRVIPARLFAKKETGGQVEVLVERLLGEHELLAHVKASKALKPGQRIFLEDGTAMLMKQREDALFHLVCDSSEPLLELLERIGHMPLPPYVDRPDESSDRERYQTIYAREAGAVAAPTAGLHFDDGILAELAARGIESAFVTLHVGAGTFQPVRVEHIENHIMHSEVAHVPQETVDAVNAARARGGRIVAVGTTSVRSLESASRGGVLKPFKGETDIFIYPGYRFQTVDAMVTNFHLPESTLIMLVSAFAGYENVMSAYRDAVAERYRFFSYGDAMFIAGQAPSLGALKSYAGEGHSESGEQS; translated from the coding sequence ATGAACGTCTCCGATTTTCACTTTGATCTGCCGGATGAACTTATCGCCCGGTACCCACTCAAAGAGCGCAGTGCATCTCGCTTGCTGAGCCTTGATGGCCTTACCGGCACCGTTTCCCATCGACAGTTTGCTGACCTGCCGGACCTGCTCCAGCCGGGCGACCTTCTGGTATTCAATAACACCCGGGTGATACCGGCACGGTTATTTGCAAAAAAGGAGACCGGGGGACAGGTGGAAGTGCTGGTGGAACGGCTGCTCGGTGAACACGAGCTGCTTGCCCACGTGAAGGCTTCCAAGGCGCTGAAGCCGGGACAACGGATTTTTCTGGAAGACGGCACTGCGATGCTGATGAAGCAGCGGGAGGACGCACTGTTTCACCTGGTATGCGACAGCAGCGAACCCTTGCTGGAACTGCTGGAACGTATCGGCCATATGCCCTTGCCACCCTATGTGGATCGCCCTGACGAGTCCTCCGACCGGGAGCGTTACCAGACCATCTATGCCCGGGAAGCGGGTGCTGTGGCGGCCCCCACGGCAGGCCTGCATTTTGATGACGGTATTCTGGCAGAGCTTGCGGCACGGGGCATTGAAAGTGCGTTTGTGACCTTGCACGTAGGCGCCGGCACCTTTCAGCCGGTTCGTGTCGAGCACATTGAAAATCATATCATGCACAGCGAAGTGGCCCATGTTCCGCAAGAGACCGTTGACGCCGTCAATGCGGCCCGTGCCCGTGGTGGCCGCATCGTCGCTGTCGGGACTACCTCGGTGCGATCGCTGGAGTCCGCCAGCCGGGGCGGTGTGCTGAAGCCGTTCAAAGGCGAAACGGATATCTTTATCTACCCCGGTTATCGTTTCCAGACGGTCGACGCCATGGTGACCAATTTTCATTTGCCGGAGTCAACGTTGATCATGCTGGTCAGCGCTTTTGCAGGTTATGAGAACGTGATGTCCGCCTACCGCGACGCTGTTGCGGAGCGCTACCGCTTTTTCAGCTATGGTGATGCCATGTTTATCGCGGGCCAGGCGCCAAGCCTGGGCGCCCTCAAATCCTATGCCGGGGAAGGGCATTCCGAATCCGGAGAGCAATCATGA
- the tgt gene encoding tRNA guanosine(34) transglycosylase Tgt, whose protein sequence is MSFEKLGEDGRARRGRLSFPRGTVETPAFMPVGTYGTVKGMLPRDIKDIGAEIILGNTFHLMLRPGTEVVKAHGDLHDFTQWHGPILTDSGGFQVFSLGEMRKITEAGVTFRSPIDGSPVELSPEIAMQVQRDLGSDIVMIFDECTPYPATEKQARESMELSLRWAERSKQAHAGNPAALFGIVQGGMYESLRDRSLEGLTDIGFDGYAIGGLSVGEPKEDMIRILDHLPPKMPEDRPRYLMGVGRPEDLVEAVRRGVDMFDCVMPTRNARNGYLFTSTGIVKIRNARHRHDTTPLDDQCDCYTCQNFSRSYLHHLDKCGEMLGSQLNTIHNLRYYQNVMAGLRGAIEAGTLSDFISDFYARRGETVPPMAQ, encoded by the coding sequence ATGTCCTTTGAAAAGCTGGGAGAGGATGGCCGTGCCCGGCGCGGTCGGCTGAGCTTTCCCCGGGGCACCGTGGAAACGCCGGCGTTCATGCCGGTGGGTACCTACGGTACCGTCAAGGGTATGTTGCCCAGGGATATCAAGGATATTGGTGCAGAGATCATCCTTGGCAACACCTTTCACCTGATGTTGCGGCCAGGCACCGAGGTGGTGAAGGCCCACGGCGACCTGCATGACTTTACCCAATGGCACGGCCCGATCCTGACGGACTCCGGCGGCTTCCAGGTGTTCAGCCTCGGGGAGATGCGCAAGATTACCGAAGCAGGCGTAACCTTCCGCTCACCGATCGATGGTTCCCCTGTGGAGCTGTCACCGGAAATCGCCATGCAGGTTCAGCGGGACCTGGGCTCCGACATCGTGATGATTTTTGACGAGTGTACGCCTTACCCCGCAACCGAGAAGCAGGCCAGGGAGTCCATGGAGCTGTCCCTGCGTTGGGCCGAACGGAGCAAACAGGCCCACGCGGGCAACCCGGCGGCACTGTTCGGTATCGTCCAGGGTGGCATGTACGAGTCCCTGCGGGATCGCTCGCTGGAGGGGCTGACGGATATCGGATTTGACGGCTACGCTATTGGCGGGCTCTCGGTAGGGGAGCCCAAGGAGGATATGATCCGCATCCTGGATCATCTGCCACCGAAGATGCCGGAAGACCGCCCCCGCTACCTGATGGGCGTGGGCCGGCCGGAAGACCTTGTGGAAGCGGTTCGCCGTGGTGTGGATATGTTCGACTGCGTGATGCCCACCCGGAACGCCCGTAACGGTTACCTGTTTACCTCTACCGGTATCGTCAAGATCCGCAATGCGCGCCACCGCCATGATACGACACCGCTGGATGACCAGTGCGACTGTTATACCTGTCAGAACTTTTCGAGAAGTTATCTGCATCATCTGGATAAATGTGGGGAAATGCTCGGATCGCAGCTCAATACCATTCACAATCTGCGTTACTACCAGAACGTGATGGCCGGATTGCGTGGCGCAATTGAAGCAGGTACATTGTCGGACTTTATCAGCGACTTCTATGCCCGCCGGGGTGAAACCGTGCCACCAATGGCGCAGTGA
- the yajC gene encoding preprotein translocase subunit YajC produces the protein MKSIKLLVAALFAVMPALAMAQDPGAGGMGVMGQVIFFAGFILIFYFLIWRPQSKRAKEHKALMSGLNKGDEVVTSGGVAGKITKVTDDFIVVEIADNVEVKVQKVAVAAALPKGTLKDI, from the coding sequence ATGAAATCGATCAAGTTACTTGTTGCTGCACTCTTTGCTGTTATGCCGGCACTGGCCATGGCGCAGGATCCCGGTGCCGGTGGCATGGGTGTGATGGGGCAGGTGATTTTCTTTGCCGGCTTTATCCTGATTTTCTACTTCCTGATCTGGCGCCCGCAGTCCAAGCGTGCGAAAGAGCATAAAGCGTTGATGTCCGGTCTGAACAAGGGTGATGAGGTGGTTACCTCTGGCGGCGTCGCCGGCAAGATCACCAAGGTTACCGACGACTTTATCGTGGTTGAAATTGCCGACAACGTTGAAGTCAAGGTTCAGAAAGTTGCTGTTGCAGCGGCACTTCCGAAAGGAACTCTGAAGGACATCTGA